A stretch of the Bacillus alveayuensis genome encodes the following:
- a CDS encoding 16S rRNA (cytidine1402-2'-O)-methyltransferase (product_source=KO:K07056; cath_funfam=3.40.1010.10; cog=COG0313; ko=KO:K07056; pfam=PF00590; superfamily=53790; tigrfam=TIGR00096) yields MIMQLQKSFFHREDEGVLYLVPTPIGNLEDMTFRAVRILKECDIIAAEDTRQTKKLCHYFEINTPIISYHEHNKEHSGSKILKRLQSGQKVALVSDAGMPTISDPGSELVKQVIEEGFHVIPLPGANAALTALIASGIDPNPFYFYGFLNRQKKEKKKQLEVLKHRSETVILYESPHRLKETLELLHEIFGNRYIVLCRELTKKYEEFIRGTISECIAWVNEHEMKGEFCIIIEGSKENDLNQRENHWWSELTIIEHIENYMEKGFTSKDAIKQVAKDRNVSKREIYQAYHIDKEQ; encoded by the coding sequence TTGATCATGCAACTGCAAAAAAGTTTTTTTCATCGTGAGGATGAAGGAGTTCTTTATCTTGTTCCAACCCCCATCGGAAATTTAGAAGATATGACCTTTCGTGCTGTTCGCATATTAAAAGAGTGTGATATCATTGCTGCTGAAGATACAAGGCAGACGAAAAAACTTTGCCATTACTTTGAAATCAATACACCGATAATTAGTTACCATGAACATAATAAGGAGCACAGTGGATCTAAAATATTAAAACGATTGCAATCTGGACAAAAAGTAGCACTAGTTAGTGATGCAGGGATGCCTACCATTTCCGACCCAGGGAGTGAATTAGTAAAACAGGTGATTGAGGAAGGGTTTCACGTGATTCCTTTACCAGGTGCTAATGCTGCTTTAACAGCATTAATTGCTTCTGGTATAGATCCAAATCCGTTTTACTTTTATGGATTTTTGAATCGTCAAAAAAAAGAAAAGAAAAAGCAGCTAGAAGTATTAAAGCATCGTTCAGAAACGGTTATTTTATATGAATCTCCACATAGACTGAAAGAAACACTTGAACTGTTGCATGAAATTTTTGGAAACCGATATATCGTTCTTTGTCGTGAATTGACAAAAAAGTACGAGGAATTTATAAGAGGTACGATTTCTGAGTGCATCGCTTGGGTGAATGAACATGAAATGAAAGGGGAATTTTGCATAATTATTGAGGGCAGCAAAGAAAATGATTTAAATCAAAGAGAAAATCATTGGTGGAGTGAGCTGACAATCATTGAACATATAGAAAATTATATGGAAAAAGGCTTTACTTCAAAGGATGCTATCAAACAAGTAGCGAAAGATCGAAATGTTTCAAAACGAGAAATTTATCAAGCCT